A segment of the Desulfurispora thermophila DSM 16022 genome:
GGCAGCGTTCAGAGCCAGCAAGCGGGTTTGCCCGGCGATATTGTTGATGGCCTCCAGCAATTGTTCCATTACTTTTATTTCGTCCTGCAGAGTTCTCATCAGTTGACTGTTCTGTCCCAGCCGCTGTTGCAGATGTGCAAGCTGGCGGTTGGTCTGTTCCATCTCCTCGCCCATTTGGGTGGCTGTTTGATCCAGCAGGTCCATCTGCTGTTGGGCTATGTCCAGTTCGTTTAGGGCGTTTTGGACATGGCCGGCCAGTTCATTGGCCATTCCCAGGCTGCACTCGGCCGATTCCCGGGCCTGTTGCTGCAGCTCGGACAGGTTGCAGCCCACCGGGACGTTGTCAGATGATGAAAAGTGTCCTGCCAGCGGCTGGATTTGTTGCAGCGCAGTATCGTCTGCAGCAGGTTGCCCGGCGGCCGTGTTCGGGGGAGCTAGACCGGGTGATCTGGGAGAAGGCAAAGGAAGGAAGTTGCGCCAAATAGAGAACAAGAGAGGTCACCCCTAATAAAATGAAAATCATAATCATTATTAATAATCTTATAGCATTATTTTCAATAGCTGTCAATATACTTTGTGAACTAGTGCCTATGTACTGGCAGGTGCAAGAAAAAGAGCGACCGGAATCAACATTATACCGGTCGCTCTTTTATATAATGGGTGAGCAGGCAGGTTAGACAAGCTGGGTTATGGTTGTTTGTGGGCCGCTTTTACTGCTAGATCGGGAAAATCACAGAATACGCCGTCCACATTTTCTTGGTACAGGAAGCGGTTCAGCATTTCGTCAATGGTTTGTACATATGCCGGCAGGCTGTCCTTGCGGAAAGTATACGGGTGTACAACCAGGTTGCGTTTATGGGCATCCGCTACCAGATGGGGGTTGACCACAGGATATTCTTTTTTATTGCCTTTGGCGTCAATGATTTGTTGATGCCATGGGCCGATGCCGTTGGCGTACTGGGCAACCTTGTCCAGACCTTCCGGCGTCATCATCTGGTCATAGTTGGCACCGGGACAGTCGGCTTCTTCACCAATTAACTGCACCAGGGGCATTTTGGCGCCCATTTGTTCCCGGAATTTGCGCAGATA
Coding sequences within it:
- a CDS encoding methyl-accepting chemotaxis protein, coding for MFSIWRNFLPLPSPRSPGLAPPNTAAGQPAADDTALQQIQPLAGHFSSSDNVPVGCNLSELQQQARESAECSLGMANELAGHVQNALNELDIAQQQMDLLDQTATQMGEEMEQTNRQLAHLQQRLGQNSQLMRTLQDEIKVMEQLLEAINNIAGQTRLLALNAAIEAARAGDSGRGFAVVAGEIDKLAEKSRRTAHEVARAMNRSHQSAGRVVDFLSTENEEIDRLYRITSLASQTYQHICRQLRSSRDSLQQARHSVQALDLGTDGVRALCGEVAELIEKWAGQSTEFAPPLPNNAVLGKV